The following coding sequences are from one Microvirgula aerodenitrificans DSM 15089 window:
- a CDS encoding autotransporter outer membrane beta-barrel domain-containing protein, protein MLRIAAQSSLTGGYSQLAVDGVVSLAGSADVDVKTANTLAVGQKLVGVVMAGGGLSGNFSKVTDNSALFDFRSLAINSGEGGRIDLEIVKSQSTSASQAAISNGNSPALGAARVFDRLIAGGNAGGDMGTVITALGQLGSEREVSNAVSQTLPLLTAGASQATSGALHGTNRVVQARQEGQHGRSSGDEFFTDRRVWARPLGSWADQADSNGASGYTARTYGMVVGADTGLNESSRLGVAVAHTLALGERTSFTPSLRADYAVIRDQGYRETGADALNLNVDSNRAEELIVGVDGKLSQILNERTTLVANIGAGYDFLGKQSSIVAAFAGTPSAAFTTKGIEPSKWLGRGGLGLVNRVNDTLELSARYDIEFREGFTNQTASVKARWMF, encoded by the coding sequence GCTGCGCATTGCCGCCCAGAGCAGCCTGACCGGCGGTTACAGCCAGCTGGCCGTGGACGGTGTCGTCAGCCTCGCCGGCAGCGCCGATGTCGACGTCAAGACCGCCAACACCCTCGCCGTCGGCCAGAAGCTCGTCGGCGTGGTCATGGCCGGGGGCGGCCTCAGTGGCAACTTCAGCAAAGTCACTGACAACAGCGCCCTGTTCGACTTCAGGAGCCTGGCCATCAACAGCGGGGAAGGCGGCCGCATCGACCTCGAGATCGTCAAGAGCCAGAGCACCAGCGCCAGCCAGGCCGCCATCAGCAATGGCAACAGCCCGGCCCTGGGGGCTGCCCGGGTCTTTGACCGCCTGATCGCTGGCGGCAATGCCGGCGGTGACATGGGGACCGTGATCACCGCACTGGGCCAGCTCGGCAGCGAGCGCGAAGTATCGAACGCCGTCAGCCAGACCCTGCCGCTGCTGACCGCTGGCGCATCCCAGGCGACCAGCGGCGCGCTGCACGGCACCAACCGCGTGGTGCAGGCGCGTCAGGAAGGCCAGCACGGCCGCTCGTCCGGCGACGAGTTCTTTACCGACCGCCGGGTCTGGGCCAGGCCGCTCGGCAGCTGGGCCGATCAGGCCGACAGCAACGGTGCCAGCGGCTACACGGCCAGAACCTACGGCATGGTGGTCGGGGCCGACACCGGGCTGAACGAATCCAGCCGTCTTGGCGTGGCGGTGGCCCATACCCTGGCGCTGGGCGAGCGCACCTCGTTCACCCCGTCGCTGCGCGCCGACTACGCGGTGATCCGCGACCAGGGCTACCGCGAAACCGGCGCCGATGCGCTGAACCTGAACGTGGACAGCAACCGGGCCGAGGAACTGATCGTCGGCGTGGACGGCAAGCTGTCGCAGATACTGAACGAGCGCACGACGCTGGTGGCGAACATCGGCGCCGGTTACGATTTCCTCGGCAAGCAGTCGAGCATTGTCGCCGCCTTTGCCGGCACGCCGTCGGCCGCGTTCACGACCAAGGGCATCGAGCCGAGCAAGTGGCTGGGTCGCGGCGGGCTGGGGCTGGTGAACCGGGTCAACGACACGCTGGAACTGTCTGCACGCTACGACATCGAGTTCCGCGAGGGCTTCACCAACCAGACCGCTTCGGTCAAGGCGCGCTGGATGTTCTGA
- a CDS encoding tRNA-binding protein, producing MSAPVKPVVTLDDLDKLDIRLGQILAVDDVPRSDKLVQLTVDFGDFQRTILSGMKQERDPQEIVGKQALFVVNLAPRKLSGVVSEGMVFDIGFADGVAKPALAQPEHPLPNGSRAG from the coding sequence ATGAGCGCTCCCGTCAAACCGGTCGTCACCCTGGACGATCTGGACAAACTCGATATCCGTCTCGGCCAGATTCTTGCCGTCGACGATGTGCCGCGCAGCGACAAGCTGGTGCAACTGACCGTCGACTTCGGCGATTTCCAGCGCACCATCCTGTCCGGCATGAAGCAGGAACGCGATCCGCAGGAGATTGTCGGCAAGCAGGCGCTGTTCGTGGTCAATCTCGCACCGCGCAAACTGTCCGGCGTGGTGTCGGAAGGCATGGTGTTCGACATCGGCTTTGCCGATGGCGTCGCCAAACCGGCGCTGGCCCAGCCCGAACACCCCCTGCCGAACGGCTCGCGCGCAGGCTAG